The following coding sequences are from one Mycobacteriales bacterium window:
- a CDS encoding glycosyltransferase — translation MSTATAHQHPLRPVDDHWASPDGDRRRPVVEVVVPVYDEQEVLAESVRRLHRYLSESFPYPFRITIADNASTDRTWTIATTLARELPGVHAVRLESKGRGGALHHIWARSDADVVSYMDVDLSTGLEAFLPLVAPLLSGHSDVAIGSRLSRTARVVRGPRREIISRCYNLMLRATLRARFSDAQCGFKAVRTDRVRQLLPLIEDNGWFFDTELLVIAERIGLRIHEVPVDWTDDPDSRVDIVATAVADLKGIARLGRGLLTGSVPIAALRAQVDREARAGSPERSLVGQLASFGVIGIASTLGYLLLYAVLHPSLGAQGANLLALLLTAIANTAANRRFTFGMHGRTGAARHQMEGLAVFAASVVLTSGALAVLHALDPAPSVPVEGGVLVAANLAATLLRFVLFRAWVFNPSRSITPTRSEDR, via the coding sequence ATGAGCACCGCAACAGCCCACCAGCATCCGTTGAGGCCGGTCGACGACCACTGGGCGAGCCCCGACGGCGACCGGCGTCGACCTGTCGTCGAGGTCGTCGTACCGGTCTACGACGAGCAGGAGGTGCTGGCCGAGAGCGTGCGCCGGCTGCACCGCTACCTCTCGGAGTCCTTCCCTTATCCATTCCGGATCACAATCGCCGACAACGCAAGCACGGACCGGACCTGGACGATCGCCACGACGCTCGCCCGCGAGCTGCCGGGCGTGCACGCCGTGCGGCTCGAGAGCAAGGGACGCGGCGGCGCACTGCACCACATCTGGGCCCGCAGCGACGCCGATGTCGTGAGCTACATGGACGTCGACCTGTCGACCGGACTGGAGGCATTTCTCCCCCTCGTCGCACCGTTGCTCTCCGGGCACAGCGACGTCGCGATCGGGAGCCGCCTGAGCCGCACCGCGCGGGTGGTCCGTGGTCCGCGCCGGGAGATCATCTCGCGCTGCTACAACCTGATGCTGCGGGCCACCCTGCGGGCCCGGTTCTCCGACGCGCAGTGCGGTTTCAAGGCGGTACGGACCGACCGGGTGCGGCAACTGCTGCCGCTGATCGAGGACAACGGCTGGTTCTTCGACACCGAACTCCTGGTCATCGCCGAACGGATCGGGCTGCGGATCCACGAGGTTCCGGTGGACTGGACGGATGACCCGGACTCCCGGGTCGACATCGTCGCCACGGCTGTCGCCGACCTGAAAGGGATCGCGCGGCTCGGTCGCGGGCTGCTCACCGGCTCGGTGCCGATCGCGGCGTTGCGGGCGCAGGTCGATCGTGAGGCGCGAGCCGGATCACCGGAGCGGAGCCTCGTGGGGCAGTTGGCGAGCTTCGGCGTGATCGGAATCGCCAGCACCCTCGGCTATCTCCTGCTCTACGCCGTCCTGCATCCGTCCCTCGGTGCGCAGGGTGCCAACCTCCTGGCGCTGCTGCTTACCGCGATCGCCAATACGGCGGCAAACCGCCGATTCACCTTCGGCATGCACGGTCGGACGGGCGCGGCCCGCCACCAGATGGAGGGCCTGGCCGTCTTCGCCGCGTCGGTCGTCCTGACCAGCGGAGCGCTCGCCGTCCTGCACGCCCTGGACCCCGCACCCTCCGTTCCCGTGGAGGGCGGCGTGCTGGTTGCGGCGAACCTGGCCGCGACCCTGCTGCGATTTGTGCTGTTCCGTGCCTGGGTCTTCAACCCCAGCCGCTCCATCACCCCGACCCGAAGCGAGGATCGATGA
- a CDS encoding glycosyltransferase family 39 protein, with amino-acid sequence MTTTATQPGATGQLDTRRRRGSGRWARLIRGRESDPRWVRPSLLGLLVATAVLYLWGLGASGWANDFYAAAVQAGSTSWKAFFFGSFDSSNFITVDKPPASLWVMEISARIFGVNAWSLLVPQALEGVASVGLLYAAVRRYSSPAAGLLAGAVLAGTPVAALMFRYDNPDALLVLLLVAAAYAVLRAVERGHTRWLVLAGVLVGTGFLTKMLQAFLVVPAFAVVYLIAAPGRPRRRLGQLVVAGLALVVSAGWWVAIVEAIPAADRPYIGGSTTNSVLQLAFGYNGLGRITGNETGSVAPGGGSFTPTFGANFGGSTGLTRLFGTQMGSQISWLLPAALIALVAGLWMRRRSPRTDPVRASLLLWGGWLLVTGAVFSFASGIIHPYYTVALAPAIGALVGWIVPPLWRGRGRLGERAALAAMLAVTVGWAFVLLGRTPDWLPWLRWVILLAGLPLCAALLLPPQFARRTTALVAAAALAIGLAAPAAYAAETASHPSSGATPSAGPSSAGGFGGRAAGGPAAAGGGLPGGGGGFPQGPGTGQPPGLPGRAAGGAGGAGGIGGMRDTQPVSTALITLLRTGSSSYRWAAAMTSASGAAPYQLASGQPIMAIGGFNGTDQSLTLAAFQQLVSKHEVHYFIAGGGFGGGGGQGGTARNDDASTIQSWVESHFTSRTVGGVTVYDLTSASRNIGG; translated from the coding sequence ATGACGACGACGGCGACACAGCCAGGTGCCACCGGCCAGCTGGATACCCGCCGCCGGCGAGGGTCGGGCCGGTGGGCGCGCCTGATCCGCGGCCGCGAGTCGGACCCGAGATGGGTCCGGCCCTCTCTCCTGGGCCTCCTTGTCGCGACCGCGGTGCTCTACCTCTGGGGGCTCGGCGCCTCGGGCTGGGCGAACGACTTCTACGCCGCCGCCGTACAGGCCGGCTCCACGAGTTGGAAGGCGTTCTTCTTCGGCTCCTTCGACTCCTCGAACTTCATCACGGTCGACAAGCCGCCGGCATCACTGTGGGTGATGGAGATCTCCGCGCGGATCTTCGGAGTCAACGCGTGGAGCCTGCTGGTCCCGCAGGCGCTCGAAGGCGTCGCCTCAGTGGGCCTGCTCTACGCCGCAGTACGGCGATACTCCAGCCCCGCAGCCGGTCTGCTCGCCGGCGCGGTGCTCGCCGGCACCCCGGTCGCCGCCCTGATGTTCCGCTACGACAACCCCGACGCGCTTCTCGTGCTGCTGCTGGTCGCGGCGGCGTACGCCGTCCTGCGGGCGGTCGAACGCGGACACACCCGGTGGCTCGTCCTGGCCGGCGTCCTGGTCGGCACCGGCTTCCTCACCAAGATGCTGCAAGCGTTCCTCGTCGTACCGGCCTTCGCAGTGGTCTATCTGATCGCCGCACCGGGCCGGCCACGCCGTCGCCTCGGGCAGCTCGTGGTGGCCGGGTTGGCACTCGTCGTCTCCGCCGGGTGGTGGGTCGCGATCGTCGAAGCGATCCCGGCCGCCGACCGGCCCTACATCGGCGGTTCCACCACCAACAGCGTGCTGCAGCTCGCCTTCGGCTACAACGGGCTCGGACGGATCACCGGCAACGAGACGGGCAGTGTGGCGCCCGGCGGCGGCAGCTTCACCCCGACCTTCGGGGCGAACTTCGGGGGGAGCACCGGGCTCACCCGACTGTTCGGCACGCAGATGGGAAGCCAGATCAGCTGGCTGCTCCCGGCGGCGCTCATCGCCCTGGTCGCCGGATTGTGGATGCGGCGCCGTTCGCCACGGACCGATCCGGTGCGCGCATCTTTGCTGCTGTGGGGCGGGTGGCTGCTGGTCACCGGCGCCGTCTTCAGCTTTGCGAGCGGGATCATCCACCCCTACTACACGGTGGCGCTGGCGCCGGCGATCGGTGCACTGGTCGGCTGGATCGTGCCGCCGCTCTGGCGCGGCCGCGGCCGACTCGGCGAACGGGCGGCCCTGGCGGCGATGCTCGCCGTCACCGTCGGCTGGGCATTCGTATTGCTCGGCCGGACGCCCGACTGGCTGCCGTGGCTGCGGTGGGTGATCCTGCTCGCAGGCCTCCCGCTGTGCGCCGCGCTCCTGCTCCCGCCGCAGTTCGCCCGGCGTACGACGGCTCTCGTGGCGGCTGCGGCACTGGCGATCGGGCTCGCCGCACCGGCGGCGTACGCCGCCGAGACCGCCAGCCATCCCAGCTCCGGGGCCACCCCGTCGGCCGGCCCGTCCAGCGCGGGCGGCTTCGGCGGGCGTGCAGCCGGAGGACCTGCAGCCGCCGGAGGTGGACTGCCGGGCGGAGGCGGGGGGTTCCCGCAAGGGCCGGGTACGGGGCAACCGCCCGGACTTCCCGGCCGGGCCGCCGGTGGCGCGGGCGGGGCCGGCGGGATCGGCGGAATGCGGGACACCCAGCCGGTGAGCACTGCTCTGATCACCCTGCTGCGCACCGGCAGCAGTTCCTACCGATGGGCAGCCGCCATGACCTCCGCATCCGGTGCCGCGCCGTACCAGTTGGCGTCCGGGCAACCGATCATGGCTATTGGCGGCTTCAACGGCACCGACCAATCCCTGACCCTGGCCGCATTCCAGCAGTTGGTGAGCAAGCACGAGGTGCACTACTTCATCGCCGGCGGTGGCTTCGGTGGTGGCGGCGGACAAGGCGGGACCGCGCGCAACGACGACGCCAGCACGATCCAGAGCTGGGTCGAGTCGCACTTTACGTCGCGCACGGTCGGCGGGGTCACCGTCTACGACCTCACCTCGGCCAGTCGAAACATCGGTGGATAG